One segment of Castanea sativa cultivar Marrone di Chiusa Pesio chromosome 3, ASM4071231v1 DNA contains the following:
- the LOC142626695 gene encoding uncharacterized protein LOC142626695, translated as MELQHWWHWKHPLVFNEDERSGRPCNGCFEPVFGPSYSCKECRGQYIHHKSCAELPLGLHHPSHPNHPLILFGINTYRHNEEEFDKFSKCDVCGEKSSEYSYCCYRCNFNIHIRCSSLSLTIQTEVHDHQLTRSIWKLMKFTCDFCGKGGNLPYCCVQCDFGIHSRCAACPRILKVYRHNHPLHLTPSLQVHQSDSPICLLCVRKVDTLYLYYCSRCNFAAHLYCAMLSWNWEHINLQKLKEEQSTESKSEDLELHQTFVLEICKVKKTTMGEDGTEIATKIKHLSHEHDLKLTEEISNNTKCNGCVQSILSPFYSCTLCSFFLHKSCSKLPKIKRHPIHTHPLTLNYQQDSFFCITCAQWCNGLKYNCQICEYNYNVQCILLSDTLTHACHEHRLYLSSTSIRQKCSSCSSEMYKVFRCATCDFVLDFKCATLPLTTWYSQHEHPFTLCYTPEDDSGEYYCDICEEERDPKQWFYYCAECSFPAHRDCVLGKNPNVKQHI; from the coding sequence AACCAGTATTTGGTCCTAGCTACAGTTGTAAAGAATGCAGAGGGCAGTACATTCATCATAAATCATGTGCAGAACTACCCCTTGGGTTGCACCATCCCTCACACCCAAATCATCCTCTTATTCTCTTTGGCATAAATACATATCgtcacaatgaagaagaattTGACAAATTCAGCAAATGCGATGTCTGCGGAGAAAAGAGTAGTGAATACAGTTATTGTTGTTACCGTTGCAACTTCAACATTCACATCAGATGTTCTTCTTTATCACTCACCATCCAAACTGAAGTCCATGACCACCAATTGACCCGCAGCATTTGGAAGCTGATGAAGTTCACTTGTGACTTCTGTGGCAAAGGAGGCAATCTGCCCTATTGTTGTGTCCAATGCGATTTCGGTATACATTCACGTTGTGCTGCTTGCCCACGCATACTGAAAGTTTATCGTCACAACCACCCTCTCCACCTCACCCCTTCTCTTCAAGTCCATCAATCCGACTCTCCAATTTGTCTACTCTGTGTTCGAAAAGTGGATACACTCTACCTTTACTATTGCTCAAGATGCAATTTTGCTGCCCACCTCTATTGTGCTATGCTCTCCTGGAACTGGGAGCACATAAATTTGCAGAAACTTAAAGAGGAGCAGTCCACCGAGTCAAAATCTGAAGATCTAGAGCTCCATCAAACCTTTGTCTTAGAAATTTGCAAAGTCAAAAAAACCACTATGGGGGAGGATGGAACTGAAATAGCCACAAAAATCAAACACTTGAGTCACGAGCATGATTTGAAGCTTACTGAGGAGATTTCGAATAACACAAAATGCAACGGGTGCGTACAATCCATTCTTTCTCCATTTTATAGTTGTACACTGTGTAGCTTCTTTCTTCATAAATCTTGTTCCaaattacccaaaataaaaCGACACCCTATTCATACTCACCCTCTCACCCTCAATTATCAGCaagattcttttttttgtattacCTGTGCCCAGTGGTGCAATGGCTTAAAATACAACTGTCAAATATGCGAGTATAATTACAATGTTCAATGTATTTTATTATCAGACACCCTTACTCATGCCTGTCATGAGCATCGTCTTTACCTCTCCAGCACAAGCATTAGACAAAAGTGTAGTAGTTGTAGTTCTGAAATGTATAAAGTATTTCGTTGTGCCACTTGTGATTTTGTTCTTGACTTCAAATGTGCTACACTACCACTAACCACATGGTACAGCCAACATGAACATCCATTCACTCTCTGTTATACTCCTGAAGATGACTCCGGTGAATATTATTGTGATATCTGTGAAGAAGAACGAGATCCCAAGCAATGGTTTTACTATTGTGCAGAGTGCAGCTTTCCTGCTCATCGTGACTGTGTTCTTGGGAAAAATCCAAATGTCAAGCAACACATATAA